The window GCAGGGTCAGGGCCGGTCCGAGCGCGAGCACGGCGGACGCCGCGACCGCTAAGAAGCGTGATCTGTTCATGCGGAGGACGGTAGGCCGCGGGCCCGTGACCTGGCGTCGCCCTGGAGTCCCCTGTCCTGGACGCCCGGTAGTACCACAGACGTACACATACCCTGTCCGCCATGCTGACCCTGGAGCGCCTACGCGCCGACCACGCGAACGCCCTGCTGGCCTTCGAGCGGGAGAACCGGGAGTACTTCGCCCGTTCCATCCCGGATCGCGGGGACGCCTATTTCGCGGACTTCGACGCCCGACTCCAGGCGCTGCTCGCCGAACAGGACGCCGGGATCTGCCACTTCCACGCCGTGCTGGACGCCGACGGGCGCCTCGTCGGGCGGGTCAACCTGGTCGACGTCGAGGACGGTTCCGCCGAACTCGGCTACCGCGTCGGCGAACGCGCGGCGGGCAAGGGCGTCGCCACGGCGGCGGTGGCGGAGGTGTGCCGGCTGGCCGGTACGGCGTACGGGCTGACGGCCCTGGTCGCGGTCACCCACCTGGACAACCTGGCGTCCCGGGCCGTCCTGGAGCGGAACTCCTTCGCCGTCGTGGAAGACGTCGTTGTGGGCGGCCGGCCCGGGATCCGCTATCGGCGCTCGCATCTCGGGCACTGACAGGGCGGGAAGCGGCCCGCGAGGTCGAACGGCGTGTCCTTGCGGGAGGGCTGGTACGTCACTGTGGGTCCCCATGTGCGGCCGCTGTCGCGGGAGACGCGGAGGGTGAGGGAGGGGCCGGAAACGCTGTCCCACGGGTCCTGCGCCTGCTCTTCAGCCTGGTCGGGTCGCTCCACGCCAACGCCTTTCACTTTGCGTGCTGTTGCCTGCACACAGTGGCGTCACCGCGGGTACGCTCGGAAGGTGGCTCAGCGTGACAACGGTGTCTGCACTGAGGGGAGTTGCACGCGTGGCGATCGAGGACAATCCGCGTTCGCGGGAGCAGTACGGGGCGGAGCTGAAGCGGC of the Streptomyces sp. T12 genome contains:
- a CDS encoding GNAT family N-acetyltransferase, with the protein product MLTLERLRADHANALLAFERENREYFARSIPDRGDAYFADFDARLQALLAEQDAGICHFHAVLDADGRLVGRVNLVDVEDGSAELGYRVGERAAGKGVATAAVAEVCRLAGTAYGLTALVAVTHLDNLASRAVLERNSFAVVEDVVVGGRPGIRYRRSHLGH